TCACCCTATCCTCTCTTCCCAACCAACCGCTAGTGGtactcctctgggacacgagttaacacTCGACCAACTCCTACAATCCCCGGTGACCAGTTGTCCCACTTCTTTGAAtaccacatgggagcaagccctgtccgtgctccctttagcacggaGTGCTGTTGCCAGCACTCCTCTTGGGGTAAGTTGCTCGGTTGGTcctggaagccttcaaggtttcaATTTCGTGCCCAATGTGATGTCTCAGATGATGGCCCACTTCCCttggcaacacttcatcaatcaagtgctgGCCACCCAGGGAAATCACGGCAATAATAACAACGGAGGCACGAGACCTGAAGAGgacttggctaaaccttacaagccaagcaacctttcatgcttctcaagacagatagctgattatgacTTTCAGTCAAAAATCAAAATGCCTGCCCACATCAAAACGTATGATGGGACCGAAGATCCGGAAGATCATcttcagatcttcactggtgctgctcgaatagaaaaatggtcgaATGCTGAATGTTGCCTGATGTTTATGCAAACCCTCATTGGGTCCGCTAGAAtttggttcaacgacctacctgctcaaagcattcgaagctttgatgatctcagcagaggcttcctggcaaacttctcccaacaaaggagaTATGTTAAAGACGCGACGGTAATCTTCCAAATAAAACAACGCGATGATGAAAGCCTACGGGCATTCATTGAGCGATATAAGAGAGAAGGGCTAACCTACGTGGGGGCCGATGAGAAAATGAGGGTGGCTGGCTTCATGAACGCCATTACCTCTAAGtacctcacacgagatttcaataaatctctacccaaaaccttggaagaagcccttgaaagagccGAAGCTCATATCCGAGGAGAGGAAGCTGTTGATatcaaggaacaaaggaaaaggGGTTCTAGTTGGCGAAGTAGCAGTCCAGCTAGAAAGAGAGGCAACTTTAACTCCTACGACAGGCGCTCAAAGGGCacagaccctcgaagggttgaagggcgTAACCCTTCAAGCAGAGATAAAAACATGAGTTTCACCcctctcaccaaaacccctcaggaaatcctggcaacggaagaggtcaagcaaaacttcagacctcccaggcctcttcccaaaagtcggaaaaacgagaactccactcagttctgtgaattccatgaagaaaagggacatcacaccaatgattgcttccaactgaaaaagagaattgaagaggctgtcaAGTCGGGAGAACTTGCCCACTTGGTAAAAGGAGTccgagacaagatggctgaaagcaaaggaaaggaagtaaacatggtgtaCTCTGATGACAAGGCCCCTTACAAGAAACAACGCCtagaagcttgggagcttcagtgtgtctgcttccccccaacaaaGAAGGACCCACTACCTGGCCCTCTTGTGGTCGAAGCCCTCGTGGGGACCTTGCAAACATacaaagcatacatagacacgggagcagccactgaaatcatgttcgaaaagTTCTTTAACCGATTAAGCAATGAggagcgttcaaggcttcaaccctccgggACTTCCATAAAAGGTATCGCTGATATAACCTTGAAACCTTTGGGGCAAATAACTCTTAACGTATGTTTCAGGGAAGGTTTAAAGGAAAGGACTCGATCACTAACCTTCGTGGTTATcaatatcccttccaactatgatgtgatcatagggaggcccggacagtgtgcattttacatggctgtatctgttggccatggcactgtcaagTTCCCCACTGAGAGAGggattgcaacccttcaaccctcacAGGAAGCTTATCTAATTGAAGGAGAAAGCTCCAATGACGAGAAAGACAAGCAAGGGTTAGTCATCAACCCCAAGTACCCTGAAcaacgaataagggtcaaccccaacctttcTCAAGAGACTCTTTCATACCTTGAGAAGCTGCTAAAACATCACAGCGATGTATTCGCTTGGTCCCCCGAGGATATGACCGGAATCCCTCGAAACATTGCTGAACATGAGTTAAGAATACCACCAAATATCAAGCCAGTGGTGCAgaagaaaagaagcctggcacccgaaagaagcctagcagcttgccaagaggttgaaaaactTGTATCAGCTGGCATTCTTCGAGAAGTTAAGTACCAGTCATGGATTGCTAATCCTGTTATGGTTCGAAAACCTgataactcttggagaatgtgtatagatttcaaagatcttaacaaggcttgtcctaaagattgtTACCCACTCCCAGAAATTGACCTCAAGGTTGATTCACTCACGGGATACCCGTTCAAATGCTTTCTCGATGCATACAAAGGCTATCATCAGATCCTCATGAAAAAAGAAGACGAAGAGAAGACGGCTTTCCACACCGACAAGGGCATTTTCTGTTATCAAaaaatgccttttggcctcaagaaCGCAGGAGCCACTTACCAACGGCTCGTTGATAAAGCCTTCGAAAGCCAAATTGGTAGAAACATGGAAGCATATGTCGATGacctggtgatcaaaagcaaaacaGAATACCAGATGCTCGACgacatccaagaaaccttcaaaaatcttagaaaaatcaacatgaagcttaacccggaaaaatgctcgtttgggtttgatgaaggaaaattcctgggcCATATCGTTGGAaagcaaagcatcaaggccaacccaAACAAGGTAAAAGCCGTTCtcgaagctaaaccaccaagaaccaagaaggaggttgaaagcttgaacggtaagcttgcagccttgaagcgttttacctccaaactggccgaaagatctctaccattctacaaaacgctcaagaattgttcagataagaaagatttcagatggaccgatgaggctgaggaagctttcaatcaaatgaagcaaCACCTTGCTTCACTGCCAGATATCGCAGCACCGGAAACcggggagctcatatcggtgtacctctcagtcgccgacgaagccatcagtgccGTCCTAACCATTGAAAGGGATAAGGCCCAGGTACCCgtctattttttcagcaaaactttaaaactggctgaaaccaaatatcctccccttgaaaaattaGCCCTAGCCCTggtccaaacagccagaaggcttagaaggtacttccaagcacatcctatacaagtggtcactgaccaacctgttaagaacgtgcttgaaaaacctgaaaattcgggaagattggcaaaatgggcagtggaactaggtgaacataacatcacctacgtcCCACGGAAAGCAATCAAAGCTCAGGTTTTGGCTGACTTCCTAGTGGAAATCCCAAGCCAAAAGACTGaggaagtaaacaccacaaccactgaaccctccaaccctgaagcctggaaactgTTCACagacggggcttcaagcgttgaagggtcaggagctagTATAATCTTAATCAACCCTGAAGGGCTAGAATTCACGTATGCTCTTCGTTTCAACTTTCAGACCACtgcaaacggaatcatagtcaaGATAGTCGTTCGGGACAAAAAcgtatgtttatttattaaatcgGGACATGTGTTAGCTACGATTGCGAATATTtcgatcctcttaaacccaacccggtttcgagcccttatcatgcaatttaagTCCGAATATgggtcaatctacctagggtctcacactagaaatcGCACGTACATCTAATCCCGCCTCAAACTTATAGGACAAAGAGAACGATTAAAAACCAATTCCCAACCGCCTTATATCAAAACCAATATAGTTTGCAATcaaacaattttttttctttttttttttttcactcatgagactagacggtgctttcccaaaccaagaggcaatccggctgtagagtcgctatccccaaccacagactacttagattcggtactttttattaattttttttctttttatcgctttgcacggtcgatttcacacaccctagcggtaatccgattgtagagtcgctatccccaatcaAGACTACATAGAAGCGGctactttcattcagtttctagctcacttttattttttttttattattttttttatgatcgcaaactctaacggttttaacttataacggtgccccttatgttatttttggcggtttcgatttccccactttccctagatgagaacccactagtagaccgacattaggtatattaagatcaaaggaaactcaaaaccgaaccgagcctacccgcacatcccaaactagacacaaacCCGATTATTTTATCTCATATTAtcattatttgaacccgaacaaaaaacctcaacttttctatcattttccgctttAAGTTGCAAACATCTattttcaaaagacattttctgattttttttcaattttttttttttttttgatttttcaatttttcaatttttttgttttttttttcgatttttcatGACACTACTAACTAGACACACTAAATActagttcccatccccacacttaaatattgcattgtccctaatgcaaggatgGAAACATGACTCCtaaacctaaaaaaaataaaataaataaacaagtgtacaagtggaaaggacttagctggtaaaTTATCGCCTAAGCTCCaaaactctcgtccaatccagctcgatcgtatagcatttcattcgcgatcGGCTCGACTCTAACTAGCATGCCCGATAAATGCCCGAAATTTGAATAAACAGCTCCAAactcacccgaatggagattgagtacgggtggtacgtATTCGaatctgcatcaacaaaaacaagcaaaatacCGAAGCAATACCGACTCGACACAAAATGACTCAAAAACCACTAACTTAGACGCATGGTACAAAATAAAAGACTCAAAGTACACAACCAAATTACCATCTTACCTCCCCCTGGCACTTTGCTCGCCCTCGAACAAACTAAGTGCCAAACCTAACCAAAGTGTGGATGCAAAGGAAAACGGGTCGAAAGTTTTGTGAAAATCACATTTTTACGTGTAAAGATTTGCAACCCGTTTCCCCACACTTGAGATGATAATAAACCCAATAACAGTGACTCagaatacaacaacaacaacaattgcACGAAAAAGACGCAAACGATGCTAAACCAACCCAACTAAAGACACGACACAAAGTACGACTCagtatacaaactctacaaataATCACAACTGTTCACAAAATTACGGAGGATCAAACAAGCGGAGCTCACCTCCAAACCCACTCTTACGGGCCGTAGCACTACCATCTCCCATATCCCCACACTGAGCCTTGCTCAGTTTCTCTATCTCAAATTCTAACCTACTCATTCTCTCTCCCAACTCCTCGATTCTCCTATCAGGtggatccccacacttgagttttaACACCTTTTCTAAACTCGGCTCACTCACCACCTCATTCTCACCTTTCTCGTTCTTCTCACCCTCCTCTATTGCTGCTATCGCCTCAACTCTCTCACTCGACCCTCTCATATTATTCACGTCAAAGACTACCGACTCCTCACCCGCTCTAAGTGTAATTGTGCCTAAGAAGACATCTATCAATGCTTTAGCCGTGTTCAAGAACGGACGCCCTAAAATCAACGGGACTCTATCATCGGCCTCCATATCTAGCACTACAAAATCAGCCGGAAACACAAACTTATCCACTTTTACCAACAGATTCTCAACTATCCCTCTAGGATACTTAACCGACTTATCCGCTAACGAGAGGGTCATCCTAGTCGATATCAAATCTCCAAGGCCTAGTTTTTCGTAAAATGAATATGGCATCAAATTAATACTAGCACCTAGGTCCGCTAATGCGTGGTTTTTAACATTACCACCAAACAAACAAGGGATCGTGAAAATGCCTGGATCGGTAAGTTTCTCAGGAAGTTTATTTAGGATCACAGCTGAACACTCTCCACTCACTAACTTACTTGAACACTCTCCTACCCCATCCTTACGCTTGAGAAAATCCTTAAGGAATTTGACGTATTTGGGCATGGATCTCAAGGCCTCTATAAACGGAAGATTCACCTTCAGCTGGGTGAACATGTCAAGGAATTTGTCATACTCCCTAGCATATAGCTGCTGCCTAGCTCGAGCGGGAAACGGAAGACGAGAAATATCAATCACAGGTGGTGGCGGCCGAACCTTCTTCGGCTGCTTCTCCTCTTTCTTCTCTACTGGTGACTCCTTGgcgtgtgcggtacttgctgggtcTAGCCTATGTTGCACCTTGCCTGGAGTCTCCATCTCGATCTCCTCATCGACCTCCTCCTCTACTTCTTCACCCTCTCTTTCTTTCACTACCTCTCCCAAACTCTTCCCACTACGGGTCGAGATTGCTTTAACAGAATGATTCGCGGGATTCGGGAAAGTGTTTCCCGAAAACTGACCCGGTGGGTGCTCCTGTAACTGCTTAGCAAGCCCGCCTACTGTCCTCTGGAGATCGAGGAGGGCGGCCTGCTGATTCTTGAACTGGAGCTCGTTGTTTTTGTTAATTTGCTCCTGATTTTTCATGAATGCATCGCTCCGCGTCATCATCTGAGCAAACATCTCCTCTAACCTACTCGTGCTAACCTCAGGAGCTTTCCCACCACCATGACTCTCCTGAGGCGGTCCTCCACTCGAAAACTAACCACTCGAACCTGACCCACTAAACTGCCCTGAACCAGAACTCGTGTAAATACCGGGCCCTCTACTCTGATACTGACCAGGTGGAAATCCAGGAGGATTTCCAGACGAACGATAACCACTCGAATTACCACTACCGCCCCAGTTGGAATTATAACTATTGAACGAATTCGTGGGACCTCTAGACTGACTGGCTAAGTATTCTACCTGCTCAAGAATGATCGTGGGGCAATCTATGGTGTCGTGCCCTCCTCTACAAACCTCACACCTATCGACTTTCTTCTTTATCTCACTCAACTCCTGCCTCATCTCCTGCCTAATCTCCTCTTTCGCTCTCTCGACTGCAGCAGCTACCGATGAATCCAAGCCAACTTGGTTTACCCCTCGAACGGCCGAGGTGTTACGCACAGGAATGGAAGTCCTGCTGGTAGTGCTGTAGTCCATATCGGAGTGGGCAAAACTCTCAAACAAATCATTACACTCCGCCACTGTCTTCTTTCCCATAAGCTGACCTCCTGCTGAGGTATCGAAACGAGCCCTAATCTCTGGAGTAAGTCCATTGTAGAACTTCTCTACTAACGCCCAGTCAGATAGACCATGCTGAGAACAACGGGAAATCAGGGTCTGAAAACGCTCCCAAGCTAGATGATAAGGCTCATCTGGCTCCATACGAAATGAGTGGATCTGGTCACGAAGGCGAGATGCCTTGGCTGGCGGGAAATACTTGGCTAAGAATGCGTCGCGAAGGCCTGCCCAAGTAGTGAAAGTGCCAGCAGGCTGGGAATCGAACCAGACGGCTGCGCGTCCAGCAAGTGAGAACGGGAACACCTGGAGATACCTGGCATCGAGATTGACACCCTCAATGGAATAGGTGCCACAAAGACGAGTGATGCGATTCACGTGAGCGGGTGCATCCTCGTCGTCACGACCATGGAACTGGCAGGAATTGGTAATGGCGGTCATGATGTATGATGGAATCTGCCACGAACGGTCGTTCGCGATCTCGGGAAGGATGATGGGGGAATTACCACCGGCGAAGCCGGTGGTGGCCTGGTCGTAAACTGTCCTACGGGCCATGTGAACTACGGGTGGTGGACTAGGTGGACGGGAAGGTGGCGGGGAATTGTGGGGTGAAGACTTGGGTGTAAAGTCGAAAACTGGGGTGGACTGAGAAAATGAAGTAGAGCTAGAAGCACGTACCTCAGACGTAGATGACGAGAAGGAAGACCTGAGTGCAAACGGCAACGGCGGTGGTCCCTGCGAGCGCGTATGGGGCATCCACTGTAAAAACCGAAAACAAACAAGTAAGAAGACTCTACTAACCGACTCGACTAACTATAAAAAAAAGACACTAAAACACTTAGACACCTACGACTCAAACAAAGAAAACAAATAGCACGTGATATGTCAAGcaagtccaaacaaagtaatcagcgcaatcgccaagagtccccggcaacggcgccaaaaacttgatgtgctgaaaatgggtcaaataaaactacctaaattaccctaattctagactctctaagctttaaatttataaactaagactcgacctaaaccctaaacacacaatcggcaagtgaaccgatcgaatgtagtaaagctaaagtaagtccgagtatcgaacccacaaGACTCTATTgactacgctacgactctatctagactcggactgacacgacatactaaattgtttattaatttggggggggggtttctaaaaatcctaaataaaataataaaatactacTAGCAAGCAAGACACGAACACAAGCAAAGGGTCTGATCAGTGagaatgaagactacctaggctagacgcaggctaaactcgGAATGGATTTCTAAATGATAATGATGTGGTGTGAAACCGGGATCTTGAAATTCTCACCTCTAgggaaatctaaggacccctaatcCCTCTCAAGAGCACACTAAGATTCCCGAGAGGTTGTTAAactaccggttttctagatttcttgtccgtcctctagtttcttgaaagtgcttatgcaagacgctctactttgccgcgcgaacgtctaaagcaactatgggttcAATCTTGGCTTGATAGACAATGGGTGGTTAATTCCTTTTAACTACTCCTAGACCTACCAATaacctcgagcctttccgcgacgagtctagcagcacacttgattttaattaattaccgaatattgttcctaaggttactagtgcactcttcaccctaaagaattaatgacctattatgtgatatagacactcacctaagtcAAAAACCCTAACTCAACTCTattacgtgataaagaccgtcaccacgAATTGAATGGAACAAACAACCGATAAATAAGAAATCACAAGCATACAAACGCACCAAGACAAACTAACATAGTGTTTACAATGCAAGAAAAATCACAACCACATCAATAATCATATAAAAATCCAATCTTTGTTATGCCATAATCATCGCCTAGGTAGTTTAGAAAATCTAGCCAAGAAACATAATCttaaaaacaatcaaacaaaatCTCAAATAAGAATTCATTGAAGTAAAAACAAGaaattagaaaataaaagaaatcgTAAGGTAGAACCCGTAAATTTCTTGATCTCTAAACTTCCCACTTGACCCCAACGATTCCCGACCTTGATTTCTTGCAAGACAATCTTCAAAAACTGATGTTCTTCGTCCCTTGCTTCTTGATCGTCTCCGTGCGTCTCTGATGTCGTATTCTCCTCTCGTCGAATGATGTCCTCCAATTAAATAAAGATGGCAGcttttttatttttcctttcGTCTGTTGCCGCCTCAATCCCAAAACCAACCGACCTCTTTAATTAGTTGCCGCCCCCAAGTTTTTATCTTCCAAGTAATATTGCTGGGCTTTAAA
The sequence above is drawn from the Helianthus annuus cultivar XRQ/B chromosome 12, HanXRQr2.0-SUNRISE, whole genome shotgun sequence genome and encodes:
- the LOC110892722 gene encoding uncharacterized protein LOC110892722, producing MTRSDAFMKNQEQINKNNELQFKNQQAALLDLQRTVGGLAKQLQEHPPGQFSGNTFPNPANHSVKAISTRSGKSLGEVVKEREGEEVEEEVDEEIEMETPGKVQHRLDPASTAHAKESPVEKKEEKQPKKVRPPPPVIDISRLPFPARARQQLYAREYDKFLDMFTQLKVNLPFIEALRSMPKYVKFLKDFLKRKDGVGECSSKLVSGECSAVILNKLPEKLTDPGIFTIPCLFGGNVKNHALADLGASINLMPYSFYEKLGLGDLISTRMTLSLADKSVKYPRGIVENLLVKVDKFVFPADFVVLDMEADDRVPLILGRPFLNTAKALIDVFLGTITLRAGEESVVFDVNNMRGSSERVEAIAAIEEGEKNEKGENEVVSEPSLEKVLKLKCGDPPDRRIEELGERMSRLEFEIEKLSKAQCGDMGDGSATARKSGFGGELRLFDPP